Proteins encoded by one window of Dendropsophus ebraccatus isolate aDenEbr1 chromosome 4, aDenEbr1.pat, whole genome shotgun sequence:
- the RPS13 gene encoding small ribosomal subunit protein uS15, translating into MGRMHAPGKGLSQSALPYRRSVPTWLKLTSDDVKEQIYKLAKKGLTPSQIGVILRDSHGVAQVRFVTGNKILRILKSKGLAPDLPEDLYHLIKKAVAVRKHLERNRKDKDAKFRLILIESRIHRLARYYKTRRVLPPNWKYESSTASALVA; encoded by the exons AAAGGGCTTGTCCCAGTCCGCTCTCCCATACAGACGCAGCGTCCCCACA TGGCTGAAGCTGACGTCTGACGATGTGAAGGAGCAGATCTATAAGTTGGCCAAGAAGGGTCTCACCCCATCCcagatcg GTGTCATCCTGAGGGATTCTCATGGAGTTGCTCAGGTTCGTTTCGTTACTGGCAACAAAATTCTGCGAATCCTGAAGTCCAAGGGCCTGGCCCCCGACCTGCCTGAGGATCTGTACCACCTGATCAAGAAGGCCGTGGCCGTGCGCAAACATCTGGAGAGGAACAGGAAG GATAAAGATGCCAAGTTCCGTCTGATTCTCATTGAAAGCAGAATCCACAGATTGGCTCGTTACTACAAGACCAGGAGAGTGCTCCCACCCAACTGGAAATA CGAGTCCTCCACAGCCTCCGCCCTGGTCGCATAA